A DNA window from Candidatus Rokuibacteriota bacterium contains the following coding sequences:
- the ilvE gene encoding branched-chain-amino-acid transaminase, producing MSADLLAYINGDWMPLSQATVSVTDHGMQYGDGVFEGLGISNRRVYSLQEHVDRLWFSARYCRIDIGMTKDSMVDAVLETVRRNHLESGYMRLLVTRGAGPLGLEYSRDIERPTIVVIPQLRSKHSEDIRQNKGIRTIIARTRRVPPEVFDPRVKSCNYLNNLMAKFEQWDAGVDAAIMLDMRGFVAEGAGENIFCLQQGRLLTPRRTNILDGITRQTVIRLARASGVDVEEADLTPYDLYMAEEVFFTSTLTQICPITEIDRHSIGSGVPGPVAKDMLRRLRELMAESRHVAF from the coding sequence GTGAGCGCAGACCTTCTCGCATATATCAACGGGGATTGGATGCCACTGTCCCAGGCGACCGTGTCCGTCACCGATCATGGCATGCAGTACGGCGACGGCGTCTTCGAAGGCTTGGGGATCAGCAATCGCCGGGTCTACTCGCTGCAGGAACACGTCGACCGCCTGTGGTTCTCGGCGCGCTACTGCCGGATCGACATCGGCATGACGAAAGACAGCATGGTCGACGCCGTGCTGGAGACGGTGCGGCGCAACCACCTCGAGTCCGGCTACATGCGGCTGCTCGTCACGCGCGGCGCTGGTCCGCTCGGTCTGGAGTACAGCAGGGACATCGAGCGACCGACGATCGTCGTCATTCCGCAGCTCCGCAGCAAGCACAGCGAAGACATCCGCCAGAACAAGGGCATTCGCACGATCATAGCCCGCACGCGTCGCGTCCCGCCGGAGGTCTTCGATCCTCGGGTCAAGTCCTGCAACTACCTGAACAACCTGATGGCGAAATTCGAACAGTGGGATGCAGGCGTCGATGCGGCGATCATGCTCGATATGCGAGGCTTCGTGGCTGAAGGGGCAGGCGAGAACATCTTCTGCCTGCAGCAGGGCCGGCTGCTGACGCCTCGGCGCACGAACATTCTCGACGGGATCACGCGGCAAACGGTCATCCGGCTCGCGAGGGCAAGCGGCGTCGACGTGGAGGAGGCCGATCTCACTCCGTATGACCTCTACATGGCCGAGGAGGTGTTTTTCACCTCGACGCTGACGCAGATCTGCCCGATCACCGAGATTGATCGGCACAGCATCGGCAGCGGCGTCCCCGGACCGGTTGCCAAGGACATGCTTCGGCGACTGCGCGAGCTCATGGCCGAGTCTCGTCACGTGGCATTCTGA
- a CDS encoding IclR family transcriptional regulator, producing MVILASFTEDRAAFGLSELSRALRMSKATLLRILWTLSHHGIVRQREEDRAFVLGPELVRLGTLALNHSGLLEVCRRHLRRLQALTEETVCLFVRTGRDRLCVDVAPSQHELRITINVGATRPLHAGAAGKVLLAFMPEDEARRIVCGRPLEAITERTLTDGMQLLRQLKDIRARRVAVSEGEAVRGAAAIATPILDKDGGVVAAVNVLGPRLHLTPARIHRLIPAVVAAAETMSEELGHISRPMRKTARRSSET from the coding sequence ATGGTCATTCTGGCGTCGTTCACTGAGGATCGCGCCGCCTTTGGCCTGTCCGAGCTGAGTCGCGCGCTGCGGATGAGCAAGGCAACCTTGCTTCGGATCCTGTGGACGCTCTCGCACCACGGCATCGTCCGGCAACGCGAGGAGGATCGTGCGTTCGTGCTTGGCCCGGAGCTCGTTCGCCTCGGCACGCTGGCGCTCAATCACTCCGGCCTCCTGGAGGTGTGCCGGCGACACCTCCGGCGGCTCCAGGCGCTGACGGAGGAGACGGTCTGTCTCTTCGTTCGGACTGGTCGCGATCGGCTCTGCGTGGACGTGGCCCCGAGCCAGCACGAGCTGCGCATCACGATCAACGTCGGCGCAACCCGGCCGCTTCACGCAGGCGCGGCGGGGAAGGTGTTGCTCGCCTTCATGCCGGAGGACGAGGCTCGCCGGATCGTGTGCGGTCGCCCGCTGGAGGCGATCACCGAGCGGACCCTCACGGATGGGATGCAGCTGCTGCGGCAGCTCAAGGACATCCGGGCGCGGCGCGTCGCGGTCTCGGAGGGCGAGGCAGTCCGCGGCGCGGCCGCGATCGCAACCCCGATCCTCGACAAGGACGGAGGGGTCGTGGCAGCCGTGAATGTTCTCGGACCCCGGCTGCACCTGACGCCGGCTCGCATCCACCGGCTCATCCCGGCTGTCGTCGCGGCGGCCGAGACGATGTCGGAGGAATTGGGGCACATCTCGAGGCCGATGCGGAAGACGGCTCGGCGCTCATCGGAGACGTGA
- a CDS encoding MBL fold metallo-hydrolase produces MDPQQDIAPYLEAAAQASLRITHIVETHAHGDHRSGARLLASVTRAPVFFHESAEVAFPHAGLADEEEHELGNVRLTALHTPGHTPEGLSLLVTDRSRATEPWSVLTGDTLLPGRVGRPEVEEAGAAGALAERLYDSLHGTLLKLPDPVEVYPAHVSVSAPSSALAGPLGSTIGRERRENPALQYRSRAEFVRFVLSDLPPVPPEFARTRRWNLGLE; encoded by the coding sequence GTGGATCCACAGCAGGACATCGCCCCGTATCTCGAGGCGGCCGCGCAGGCCTCCCTGCGCATCACCCACATCGTCGAGACCCACGCCCACGGCGATCACCGCTCCGGCGCTCGCCTGCTCGCCTCCGTGACGCGCGCCCCTGTCTTCTTCCACGAGTCGGCCGAGGTGGCCTTCCCCCACGCGGGCCTCGCCGACGAGGAGGAGCACGAGCTGGGGAATGTCCGCCTGACCGCGCTGCACACCCCGGGCCACACCCCCGAGGGGCTCTCCCTCCTGGTGACGGACCGGAGCCGGGCGACCGAGCCCTGGAGCGTGCTCACGGGCGACACCCTCCTGCCGGGCCGGGTGGGACGTCCCGAGGTCGAGGAGGCCGGCGCGGCGGGCGCCCTGGCCGAGCGTCTGTACGACAGCCTCCACGGCACCCTGCTCAAGCTGCCCGACCCCGTGGAGGTCTATCCGGCTCATGTGAGCGTCAGCGCACCGAGCTCGGCCCTGGCCGGGCCCCTGGGCTCGACCATCGGCCGTGAGCGCCGCGAGAATCCCGCCCTCCAGTACCGCTCCCGGGCGGAGTTCGTCCGCTTCGTCCTGTCCGACCTGCCGCCCGTTCCTCCGGAGTTCGCCCGGACCCGGCGCTGGAACCTCGGCCTGGAGTGA
- a CDS encoding acyl-CoA/acyl-ACP dehydrogenase, protein MIPLAPEALPAELEALRERTGAFLRDELLPAERAQGVRDEADAPPALRRWVRTRSEARGLFRLLQPAEVGGGGLGPVGQAALHEEIAASNCVLGRFVLGGDGGLLRHGTADQRRRLLAPVLAGELSAAFAFTDTPEGPRTTAVRRGEAFCLTGVKAFVTDGPHADLLLTVARVTENEGGPTGTALFVLRRAAPGVVLRRELRTLDGGLHGEFELREAPVPPEDVLGEIGQGLPRALESITALRRRAAAQACGTGRWVLGYTLSQTARPHRSGTPPAAREQVQAMIADSAMDLFAARSALGACARLAEGGGAVDTETAMAKALATEAVARIVDRAMQLTGGAAVVEGHPLARLYRLVRGWRIGEGTTEALRLVIARGLLERQRQGGGGEGKSAGSG, encoded by the coding sequence GTGATCCCTCTGGCCCCGGAGGCGCTGCCCGCCGAGCTCGAAGCTCTCCGCGAGCGGACGGGCGCCTTCCTTCGCGACGAGCTCCTGCCCGCCGAGCGGGCACAGGGCGTGCGGGACGAGGCGGACGCGCCGCCGGCCCTCAGACGCTGGGTGCGCACCCGCTCGGAGGCCCGCGGCCTCTTCCGCCTGCTCCAGCCTGCGGAGGTCGGCGGGGGCGGCCTCGGCCCCGTGGGCCAGGCCGCGCTCCACGAGGAGATCGCGGCTTCCAACTGCGTTCTGGGCCGCTTCGTGCTGGGCGGCGACGGCGGACTCCTGCGCCACGGGACGGCCGATCAGCGTCGCCGCCTCCTCGCCCCGGTGCTCGCAGGGGAGCTCAGCGCGGCCTTCGCCTTCACCGACACCCCCGAGGGACCGCGGACCACCGCCGTGCGGCGCGGCGAGGCCTTCTGCCTCACCGGCGTCAAGGCTTTCGTCACCGACGGGCCCCATGCCGATCTCCTGCTCACGGTGGCCCGCGTCACCGAGAACGAGGGCGGGCCGACGGGGACGGCGCTCTTCGTGCTCCGGCGCGCGGCTCCGGGAGTGGTGCTGCGCCGCGAGCTGCGCACGCTGGACGGAGGGCTGCACGGCGAGTTCGAGCTGCGGGAGGCTCCCGTGCCGCCCGAGGATGTGCTGGGGGAGATCGGCCAGGGGCTGCCGCGCGCGCTCGAGAGCATCACGGCGCTCAGGCGGCGGGCGGCCGCTCAGGCCTGCGGCACGGGGCGCTGGGTGCTCGGCTACACCCTGAGCCAGACGGCGCGCCCCCACCGGAGCGGCACCCCGCCCGCAGCGCGGGAGCAGGTACAAGCCATGATCGCCGACAGCGCGATGGATCTCTTCGCCGCGCGCTCGGCGCTGGGGGCCTGCGCCCGCCTCGCCGAGGGCGGCGGAGCCGTCGACACCGAGACGGCGATGGCCAAGGCGCTCGCCACCGAGGCCGTGGCGCGCATCGTGGACCGCGCCATGCAGCTCACGGGCGGCGCCGCCGTCGTCGAGGGCCATCCGCTGGCGCGGCTCTACCGGCTGGTCCGCGGCTGGCGCATCGGCGAGGGCACGACGGAGGCGCTGAGGCTGGTGATCGCGCGGGGGCTCCTGGAGCGGCAGCGACAGGGCGGGGGAGGGGAGGGCAAGTCGGCCGGGAGCGGCTGA
- a CDS encoding potassium channel protein, which translates to MWKPLARRETRYLRPRVLLSLSLVTGVVGAGTVGYAWLWRGIGGSWLDALFMTVITITTVGYGEVKPLDGTGRIFTMALAVVGVGSLFYALGVLMEYLVTVRLADPGGRRRMEKQIAKVAGHVILAGLGRVGGQAALELKEAGVAFVVVDPSPAAARRTEERGYLWVQGDATEDEVLDRAGIRRARGLIVTTANDATNMYIVLSARVLNPALHIVSRAVDEASVAKLIRAGANRAISPYAIGGHRLAHLILSPTVVDFFETALRKGNEALNIEDLAISADSRILGRSLGDVDIRHATGATVLAILREDAPLVNPGRDLVLGSGDRLLALGTSGQLEQLEKLIGNGAARGRP; encoded by the coding sequence ATGTGGAAGCCGCTGGCCCGACGGGAGACGCGCTACCTGCGGCCCCGGGTGCTCCTGTCCCTCTCGCTCGTGACCGGGGTCGTGGGGGCGGGGACGGTGGGCTACGCCTGGCTCTGGCGGGGCATCGGAGGCAGCTGGCTCGACGCCCTCTTCATGACCGTCATCACCATCACGACCGTGGGCTACGGCGAGGTCAAGCCCCTCGACGGGACGGGGCGCATCTTCACCATGGCCCTCGCCGTCGTCGGGGTGGGGAGCCTCTTCTACGCCCTCGGTGTCCTCATGGAGTATCTCGTCACGGTCCGGCTGGCCGATCCCGGGGGGAGGCGCAGGATGGAGAAGCAGATCGCGAAGGTGGCGGGGCACGTGATCCTGGCGGGGCTCGGGCGTGTGGGGGGCCAGGCGGCGCTGGAGCTGAAGGAGGCGGGTGTCGCGTTCGTCGTCGTGGACCCCAGTCCAGCCGCCGCGCGGAGGACCGAGGAGCGCGGCTACCTCTGGGTCCAGGGGGATGCGACGGAGGACGAGGTGCTCGATCGCGCCGGCATCCGCAGAGCGCGCGGCCTCATCGTCACGACGGCCAACGACGCCACCAACATGTACATCGTGCTCTCGGCGCGCGTCCTCAACCCGGCTCTCCACATCGTCTCCCGGGCCGTGGACGAGGCCAGCGTGGCCAAGCTCATCCGCGCCGGCGCCAACCGCGCGATCAGCCCCTACGCCATCGGCGGCCACCGCCTGGCCCACCTCATCCTGAGCCCGACCGTCGTGGACTTCTTCGAGACCGCGCTCCGCAAGGGGAACGAGGCGCTCAACATCGAGGACCTGGCCATCTCCGCCGACAGCCGCATTCTCGGGCGCAGCCTCGGCGACGTCGACATCCGCCACGCCACCGGCGCCACGGTGCTGGCCATCCTGCGGGAGGACGCGCCGCTGGTGAACCCGGGGCGTGACCTGGTGCTGGGCTCGGGCGATCGCCTCCTGGCCCTCGGCACAAGCGGTCAGCTGGAGCAGCTCGAGAAGCTGATCGGCAACGGCGCGGCCCGCGGCCGGCCGTGA
- a CDS encoding PaaI family thioesterase: MPEDLLTAARLRAQANSFWRHLGIEVDEAREGWVRLRVPIRDALRNAPGAPLHGGVLSTLVDAAVGAALGTLHAASAGGVGQTTLDLNVSFLAAAGEGEVFAEGRILRRGRTIAFGEATITDPAGRLVAVGRATYMIIAPPA, translated from the coding sequence ATGCCCGAGGATCTCCTGACCGCCGCCCGCCTGCGAGCCCAGGCCAACTCCTTCTGGCGCCACCTCGGCATCGAGGTGGACGAGGCCCGCGAGGGCTGGGTACGCCTGCGCGTCCCGATCCGCGACGCGCTCCGCAACGCCCCGGGCGCCCCCCTTCACGGCGGCGTCCTGAGCACGCTGGTGGACGCGGCCGTGGGCGCGGCGCTGGGCACGCTGCACGCGGCCTCGGCAGGAGGGGTGGGGCAGACGACTCTGGACCTCAACGTGAGCTTCCTCGCCGCCGCTGGCGAGGGCGAGGTCTTCGCCGAGGGGCGCATCCTGCGCCGGGGCCGGACCATCGCCTTCGGCGAGGCGACCATCACCGACCCGGCCGGCCGGCTCGTGGCCGTCGGCCGCGCCACCTACATGATCATCGCACCGCCCGCGTGA
- a CDS encoding lactate dehydrogenase, giving the protein MVPAGFELHVVEQTSPEFLPSLRDAEFFLGFAREALNRDFYGAAPRLKLVQLISAGYDRLDLEAARRAQVPVANNGGANSVAVAEHTLMLILAVYKRLVWQHRNVVAGKWRVGDFSHTRLYELEGKRLGIVGLGRIGKRVARRARAFDMDVQYHDIVRLSEDQEDALGARFVLFPELLRTSDVVSLHVPLNAETRNLMSTAEFNAMKDTAILINTCRGPVVDEAALHKALTSGQIAGAGLDVMVQEPPGADHPLFALDNVILTPHTAGPTWENWAKAFRNGFDNIQRVAAGRPPEWVIPELR; this is encoded by the coding sequence ATGGTGCCCGCGGGTTTCGAGCTCCACGTGGTCGAGCAGACCTCGCCGGAGTTCCTGCCCTCGCTCCGGGACGCCGAGTTCTTCCTGGGCTTCGCCCGGGAGGCGCTGAACCGGGACTTCTACGGGGCGGCGCCCCGTCTCAAGCTGGTGCAGCTCATCAGCGCCGGCTACGACCGCCTCGACCTCGAGGCCGCGCGCCGCGCGCAGGTGCCGGTCGCCAACAACGGTGGGGCCAACTCGGTGGCCGTGGCCGAGCACACGCTGATGCTGATCCTGGCCGTCTACAAGCGGCTCGTCTGGCAGCATCGGAACGTGGTGGCGGGGAAGTGGCGGGTCGGCGACTTCTCGCACACGCGGCTCTACGAGCTCGAGGGCAAGCGGCTCGGCATCGTGGGGCTCGGGCGCATCGGCAAGCGGGTGGCGCGGCGGGCGCGCGCCTTCGACATGGACGTGCAGTACCACGACATCGTGCGGCTGAGCGAGGACCAGGAGGACGCCCTCGGGGCGCGCTTCGTGCTCTTCCCCGAGCTGCTCCGCACCTCGGACGTGGTGAGCCTGCACGTGCCGCTGAACGCCGAGACGCGCAACCTGATGAGCACGGCCGAGTTCAACGCCATGAAGGACACGGCCATCCTGATCAACACCTGCCGGGGGCCGGTGGTGGACGAGGCGGCGCTCCACAAGGCGCTGACCTCGGGGCAGATCGCGGGGGCGGGGCTCGACGTGATGGTACAGGAGCCGCCGGGGGCGGATCATCCGCTCTTCGCGCTGGACAACGTGATCCTCACGCCCCACACGGCCGGCCCCACCTGGGAGAACTGGGCCAAGGCCTTCCGCAACGGCTTCGACAACATCCAGCGCGTCGCGGCCGGCCGGCCGCCCGAGTGGGTGATCCCCGAGCTGCGGTAG
- a CDS encoding CoA transferase: protein MSVLAGIRVLSFTQFLLGPSAVQFLADLGAHAVKIEPPGGTLWERNWAGCDLYLNGVSAFFLLAHRNQRSLTLDLKRAEGQAVARRLVEGADVLVQNFRPGVLERWGLGWESVSVLNPRLIYVSAILREAGYTEADVARLRADGVI, encoded by the coding sequence CTGTCCGTCCTGGCGGGTATCCGCGTGCTCTCCTTCACCCAGTTCCTGCTGGGCCCCTCGGCCGTGCAGTTCCTGGCCGACCTCGGCGCCCACGCGGTCAAGATCGAGCCGCCCGGGGGCACGCTCTGGGAGCGCAACTGGGCCGGCTGCGATCTCTACCTGAACGGCGTGAGCGCCTTCTTCCTCCTCGCGCACCGCAACCAGCGCAGCCTCACCCTCGACCTCAAGCGAGCCGAGGGGCAAGCCGTCGCCCGCCGGCTCGTCGAGGGGGCGGACGTGCTGGTCCAGAACTTCAGGCCGGGGGTGCTGGAGCGCTGGGGCCTCGGCTGGGAGAGCGTGAGCGTCCTCAACCCGCGGCTCATCTACGTGTCCGCCATCCTGCGTGAGGCGGGCTACACCGAGGCCGATGTCGCCCGCTTGCGCGCGGACGGCGTCATCTGA
- a CDS encoding MaoC family dehydratase N-terminal domain-containing protein, with amino-acid sequence MEENAAFAALPVGRTVTVRRTVSESDVYLFAGLTGDHSPNHTDEEYMRRTRYGRRIAHGALCIGLMSAASTKIIDGLPGTIISYGYDRVRFPAPLFFGDTVAVTYEIVERDEAALKTFARVTCTTQRGDVVAAATHILKIVE; translated from the coding sequence ATGGAAGAGAACGCAGCCTTCGCGGCCCTCCCCGTGGGGCGGACGGTGACGGTGCGGCGCACCGTCTCCGAGTCCGACGTCTACCTCTTCGCCGGCCTCACCGGGGATCACTCACCGAACCACACGGACGAGGAGTACATGCGCCGCACGCGCTACGGCCGGCGCATCGCGCACGGGGCACTTTGCATCGGGCTCATGTCGGCCGCCTCCACGAAGATCATCGACGGGCTGCCGGGCACCATCATCTCCTACGGGTACGACCGCGTGCGCTTCCCGGCACCTTTGTTCTTCGGCGACACGGTCGCCGTGACCTACGAGATCGTGGAGCGCGACGAGGCGGCGCTCAAGACCTTCGCGCGCGTGACCTGCACCACGCAGAGGGGCGACGTGGTGGCCGCGGCCACCCACATCCTCAAGATCGTCGAGTGA
- a CDS encoding LLM class F420-dependent oxidoreductase — protein MHIGLCIFATDYSIRPDELARAAEERGFESLFLTEHTHIPTSRRTPFPAGGELPREYSHTLDPFVALMAAAAATRRLLVGTGICLLIERDTITTAKEVASLDLLSGGRFLFGIGGGWNVEEMENHGTGAKTRFKRLTEQVLAMKEIWTKEAAEFHGEIVRFDPIWAWPKPAQKPHPPILLGGESGHTLQRVVDFCDGWFPRARTAARVLEGLADLRARAARAGRDMQTISVSVFGTAPDAALLDRYAAAGITRSILRVPSEGRDTVLALLDRWAPLAARFGGQVLQSDT, from the coding sequence ATGCACATCGGCCTCTGCATCTTCGCCACGGACTACTCGATCCGCCCGGATGAGCTCGCGCGCGCCGCCGAGGAGCGCGGCTTCGAGTCGCTCTTCCTCACCGAGCACACCCACATCCCCACCAGCCGCCGCACCCCCTTCCCCGCCGGGGGCGAGCTGCCGCGCGAGTACTCCCACACGCTGGATCCCTTCGTGGCGCTCATGGCCGCCGCGGCGGCCACCCGTCGGCTCCTCGTCGGGACGGGCATCTGCCTGCTCATCGAGCGGGACACCATCACGACGGCCAAGGAGGTGGCGAGCCTCGACCTCCTCTCGGGCGGGCGCTTCCTCTTCGGGATCGGCGGCGGCTGGAACGTCGAGGAGATGGAGAACCACGGCACCGGCGCGAAGACGCGCTTCAAGCGGCTCACCGAGCAGGTGCTCGCCATGAAGGAGATCTGGACGAAGGAGGCGGCCGAGTTCCACGGGGAGATCGTGCGCTTCGACCCCATCTGGGCGTGGCCCAAGCCCGCGCAGAAGCCGCACCCACCCATCCTGCTTGGCGGCGAGAGCGGCCACACGCTGCAGCGCGTGGTGGACTTCTGCGACGGCTGGTTCCCGCGGGCGCGCACCGCCGCGCGCGTGCTGGAGGGGCTGGCGGACCTGCGGGCGCGCGCCGCGCGCGCCGGGCGCGATATGCAGACGATCTCGGTGTCCGTGTTCGGCACGGCGCCCGACGCGGCGCTGCTCGACCGCTACGCCGCCGCCGGCATCACCCGCTCGATCCTCCGCGTGCCGTCGGAAGGCCGCGACACGGTGCTTGCGCTGCTGGACCGCTGGGCCCCCCTGGCGGCCCGGTTCGGGGGTCAGGTCTTGCAATCCGACACGTGA
- a CDS encoding carboxymuconolactone decarboxylase family protein: MATVNPLPRPQAAEEAQPIYDALTKAYGKMPNMFGVMAHRPSVLKHFMPFYAAVMRAGTVEPRYKELAYLEASTLNGCEY; encoded by the coding sequence GTGGCGACCGTGAACCCGCTTCCCAGGCCGCAGGCGGCGGAGGAGGCACAGCCGATCTACGACGCGCTCACCAAGGCTTACGGCAAGATGCCGAACATGTTTGGCGTGATGGCCCATCGGCCCTCGGTGCTCAAGCACTTCATGCCGTTCTATGCCGCCGTCATGCGCGCGGGGACGGTGGAGCCCCGCTACAAGGAGCTCGCCTACCTCGAGGCCTCGACGCTCAACGGGTGCGAGTACTGA
- a CDS encoding MFS transporter: MRVPFFYGWVVVAVAFVTMAIGVNSRTAFSLLFPPILDEFGWERGVTAATISVGFLLSMLFTPFLGRLMDRWGPRRVIPLGVGCICAGLTLGTLAREPWHLYLTLGVLVVGGSVCVGYTGHALFLPHWFIRRRGVAMGLAFAGVGIGSIILFPWLQALILRSGWRQACWAMAALLAVTLVPLNAIFQRRHPEELHLVADGDLAPASIAAGRSHPDNVVDQAWASVEWTLGRALGTARFWWVFLGFFAGLFAWYAVQVHQTKYLIEVGFAPAVAAYALGFVGLGGIVGQIGLGHLSDRVGREWVWTLASAGFILCYVLLLLMRQHPTPALLYLMVASQGMLGYGLASVFGAIPAELFQGKHYGTVFGTLGLGAGAGSGTGPWVAGVIYDRTGSYAPAFWLAMAASLVSIVAIWLAAPRKVRAVAGRIPHTPRSGEGGLPWRP, encoded by the coding sequence ATGCGCGTGCCCTTCTTCTACGGCTGGGTGGTGGTGGCCGTGGCCTTCGTCACCATGGCCATCGGCGTCAACTCCCGCACGGCCTTCTCGCTGCTCTTCCCGCCCATCCTCGACGAGTTCGGCTGGGAGCGCGGGGTCACCGCGGCGACGATCTCCGTGGGCTTCCTGCTCTCCATGCTCTTCACGCCGTTCCTGGGCCGGCTCATGGACCGGTGGGGCCCGCGCCGCGTGATCCCCCTGGGCGTGGGGTGCATCTGCGCCGGCCTCACCCTGGGCACGCTGGCCCGGGAGCCCTGGCACCTCTACCTCACGCTCGGCGTGCTGGTGGTGGGCGGCAGCGTCTGCGTGGGCTACACGGGGCACGCCCTGTTCCTGCCCCACTGGTTCATCCGGCGGCGCGGGGTGGCCATGGGACTGGCCTTCGCGGGAGTGGGGATCGGCTCCATCATCCTGTTCCCGTGGCTGCAGGCGCTCATTCTCCGTTCCGGCTGGCGCCAGGCGTGCTGGGCGATGGCCGCCCTCCTCGCCGTGACGCTCGTGCCGCTCAACGCCATCTTCCAGCGGCGCCACCCCGAGGAGCTGCACCTCGTCGCGGACGGCGATCTCGCCCCCGCCTCCATCGCGGCTGGCCGCTCGCACCCGGACAACGTGGTGGATCAGGCCTGGGCCTCGGTGGAGTGGACGCTGGGCCGGGCCCTGGGGACGGCGCGCTTCTGGTGGGTCTTCCTCGGCTTCTTCGCCGGGCTCTTCGCCTGGTACGCCGTCCAGGTGCATCAGACGAAGTACCTGATCGAGGTCGGCTTCGCACCCGCGGTGGCGGCCTACGCTCTCGGCTTCGTGGGGCTGGGTGGCATCGTGGGCCAGATCGGTCTCGGCCACCTCTCGGATCGCGTGGGCCGCGAGTGGGTGTGGACGCTGGCCAGCGCGGGCTTCATCCTCTGCTACGTCCTGCTGCTCCTGATGCGGCAGCATCCCACGCCGGCCCTGCTCTACCTCATGGTGGCCTCCCAGGGCATGCTCGGCTATGGCCTGGCCTCGGTCTTCGGCGCCATCCCGGCCGAGCTGTTCCAGGGCAAGCACTACGGCACGGTGTTCGGCACTCTCGGCCTCGGCGCGGGGGCGGGCTCAGGGACCGGCCCCTGGGTGGCGGGCGTCATCTACGACCGCACCGGCTCCTACGCCCCCGCATTCTGGCTGGCCATGGCCGCCAGCCTCGTCTCCATCGTCGCGATCTGGCTGGCGGCGCCTCGCAAGGTCCGCGCCGTCGCGGGCCGGATCCCGCACACCCCGCGCTCGGGGGAAGGAGGTCTTCCGTGGCGACCGTGA
- a CDS encoding SPFH domain-containing protein, translating to MGLMDFVKKQFVDIIQWTEPGDDVLAWRFPTADMEIQQGAQLVVRETQMALFVHEGRVADLFGPGQHAIRTRNLPLLTDLRHWDKLFESPFKSEVYFFSTRLRLNQTWGTAHPITVRDPEFGAVRLRAYGIYSYRIAAPGTFYQRVSGTRESYLSADLEGQLRSTLVTTLADHFGESHVPFLDMAANQVELAAAVRDRGASLFAELGLALEGFQIQNISLPEELQGRLDERIGMGIVGDLGRYTQFQVAQSIPLAAEQGGGAAGAGVGVGAGIAMGQAMAQAIGATRPAEPAVRDATAAAPPGGAATLVCGRCTARLDRPSKFCPECGAPLG from the coding sequence ATGGGCCTGATGGACTTCGTCAAGAAGCAGTTCGTCGACATCATCCAGTGGACGGAGCCCGGCGACGATGTCCTGGCCTGGCGCTTCCCCACGGCGGACATGGAGATCCAGCAGGGCGCGCAGCTCGTCGTGCGCGAGACCCAGATGGCCCTCTTCGTCCACGAGGGGCGGGTGGCCGATCTGTTCGGGCCCGGCCAGCACGCGATCCGCACCCGGAACCTGCCGCTCCTCACCGATCTCCGGCACTGGGACAAGCTCTTCGAGTCTCCGTTCAAGAGCGAGGTCTACTTCTTCTCGACGCGCCTGCGCCTGAACCAGACCTGGGGCACCGCGCACCCGATCACGGTGCGCGACCCGGAGTTCGGCGCCGTGCGCCTGCGCGCCTACGGCATCTACAGCTACCGCATCGCCGCGCCCGGGACCTTCTACCAGCGCGTGTCGGGCACGCGGGAGAGCTATCTCTCGGCAGACCTCGAGGGGCAGCTCCGCAGCACCCTGGTCACCACCCTGGCCGATCATTTCGGGGAGAGCCATGTGCCCTTCCTCGACATGGCGGCCAACCAGGTGGAGCTGGCGGCCGCCGTGCGCGACCGGGGCGCATCGCTCTTCGCCGAGCTGGGACTGGCGCTCGAGGGTTTCCAGATCCAGAACATCTCCCTCCCCGAGGAACTGCAGGGGCGCCTCGATGAGCGCATCGGCATGGGGATCGTCGGAGATCTCGGCCGCTACACCCAGTTCCAGGTGGCGCAGTCGATTCCCCTGGCCGCCGAGCAGGGCGGAGGCGCCGCCGGCGCGGGCGTCGGCGTCGGCGCGGGCATCGCCATGGGGCAGGCCATGGCCCAGGCCATTGGCGCGACCCGGCCCGCAGAACCGGCCGTGCGGGACGCCACCGCCGCCGCCCCACCCGGCGGTGCCGCCACCCTGGTCTGCGGGCGCTGCACGGCGCGGCTCGACCGGCCAAGCAAGTTCTGCCCGGAGTGCGGGGCCCCGCTCGGCTGA